The following are from one region of the Nicotiana tomentosiformis chromosome 7, ASM39032v3, whole genome shotgun sequence genome:
- the LOC104105265 gene encoding uncharacterized protein, with translation MFLGAQSGLNDETKKFFKELEEASCPLYEGSVHSKLSVAVRLLQIKSDSFITQSGMNSIIGLMNELNPSNIYLPKDFYTAKKLVSKLGLSSERIHCCENGCMLFYKYDASLENYKFYNKPRYKDAINDKKNKIPVKAIHYLPLIPMLKRLYASMSFAHHMRWHYKHRRSDGVLCHPSDGEAWKHFDRMSSDFASEPKKIRLGLCAYGFTPFIVSAAPYSCWSVFVTPYNLPPELCMTSPYLFLTCIVPDPRNPKKLIDVYMQPLIDGLKLLWHQGVETYDVSTKKNFRLRTALMWTINNFSAYGMMFGWSTAGKLACPTCMEDTKAFTLKHGGNNTWFDCHRRFLPMDHEFRRNTSAFMKNKTDYEEPPSFLSPEEIWNRVRDLPKVTEYPLAKKISGYGVTHNWTKQSIL, from the coding sequence ATGTTTCTGGGGGCTCAATCTGGACTAAATGATGAGACTAAGAAGTTCTTCAaagagttagaggaagctagttgtCCGTTGTATGAAGGCTCAGTGCATTCCAAGTTGTCTGTTGCTGTTCGATTACTTCAGATTAAGTCGGATAGTTTTATTACTCAATCGGGCATGAATTCTATCATTGGGCTTATGAATGAACTTAATCCGAGTAACATTTATCTACCCAAAGATTTCTACACGGCAAAAAAATTGGTTTCCAAGTTGGGTCTTTCATCAGAGAGGATTCATTGCTGTGAGAATGGTTGCATGCTATTCTATAAGTATGATGCATCTCTAGAGAACTATAAATTTTATAACAAGCCTCGTTACAAGGATGCCATAAATGATAAAAAGAATAAGATCCCAGTGAAGGCGATACACTACTTACCCCTTATACCAATgttaaagaggttgtatgcatcaATGAGCTTTGCTCatcatatgagatggcattatAAGCATAGAAGGTCGGATGGTGTTCTATGTCATCCATCAGATGGAGAAGCATGGAAGCATTTCGATAGGATGTCCTCGGACTTTGCTAGTGAACCAAAAAAAATTAGGTTGGGATTATGCGCTTATGGATTCACTCCATTTATAGTCTCTGctgcaccatattcatgttggtcGGTGTTTGTTACGCCATATAATCTTCCACCTGAGTTATGTATGACAAGTCCATATTTGTTTCTAACTTGTATTGTTCCAGATCCACGCAATCCAAAAAAGTTGATTGATGTTTACATGCAGCCTTTGATTGATGGGTTGAAGTTATTGTGGCATCAAGGCGTAGAAACATATGATGTGTCAACAAAGAAAAACTTCAGATTGCGTACTGCTTTGATGTGGACTATAAATAATTTTTCTGCTTATGGAATGATGTTTGGGTGGTCGACTGCCGGAAAGTTAGCTTGCCCGACTTGTATGGAAGATACAAAGgcattcactttgaaacatggaggTAATAATACATGGTTTGACTGCCATCGCCGCTTTTTGCCAATGGATCATGAGTTCAGGAGAAATACTAGTGCATTTATGAAGAACAAAACTGATTATGAGGAGCCACCATCCTTCTTGTCTCCAGAAGAGATTTGGAACAGAGTTAGGGATCTACCTAAGGTAACAGAGTATCCCTTGGCTAAAAAGATATCTGGTTATGGTGTTACACACAACTGGACTAAACAGAGCATATTATAG
- the LOC138895674 gene encoding uncharacterized protein: protein MDVNNKTKDNLKAKMDLKEYCRRSELYLTYLNSKIQKPKASFTFTFNLKRFVIGWFVGTYGQELVYPKFSEWFKEFVHNPVNGVNDHFLQDIAWGPDPKVIKIVETVVDDELADELQDSNGLYEEFNPSVLRSILTEHGEETSDEELYDEENKNETSDED, encoded by the exons ATGGATGTCAACAACAAGACAAAGGATAACTTGAAGGCCAAGATGGACTTAAAGGAATATTGTAGGCGAAGTGAGTTGTACCTGACATATTTGAACAGCAAGATTCAGAAACCCAAGGCCAGTTTTACATTTACATTTAACCTGAAgagatttgtgattgg TTGGTTTGTTGGTACATATGGGCAAGAGCTTGTTTATCCAAAGTTTTCAGAATGGTTTAAAGAGTTT GTTCATAATCCAGTTAATGGCGTAAATGACCATTTTTTACAAGATATAGCTTGGGGACCTGATCCTAAAGTCATAAAGAT TGTTGAAACAGTAGTGGATGATGAATTAGCAGATGAATTGCAGGATAGCAACGGCCTATACGAAGAGTTCAATCCTTCTGTCctaagatcaattttaactgaGCATGGTGAGGAAACAAGCGATGAAGAATTAtatgatgaagaaaataaaaatgaaacaaGTGATGAGGATTAA